Proteins from one Cryptomeria japonica chromosome 4, Sugi_1.0, whole genome shotgun sequence genomic window:
- the LOC131070274 gene encoding taxadiene 5-alpha hydroxylase, whose translation MEIFWLSAIAIFTVGFLLMKKKRKNGCDLLPPGNLGQPLVGETIRFLQAFKRNKIDEFLRQRVMAYGPVFKTCLFGQPTVVMTGPAGNRFWLVNDGKLFHGNARGPHRAIIGRNSLLDKNGEEHRLVRAALMTFFSPDSLKKLVGKMDSAIRRHLDEYWDGKETVHAVHLMKFTAFSVTCDVLFNVQDKFQVEELCELFKVATDGIYSFPVRFPGSRLNRALKARSQIDRILSEMIMRRKNDLKSGGPSARQDLISALLSLTKKDGKVLSDQELKDNIVLLVIAGHETTAMTLALMCKLLAENPLCFDRIDKEAADIGVGEQLTWEDVQRMKYLWSVAQETLRFIPPISGIFRRATADIQYGRYTIPKGWAMYWSNYSTVYREDLFPEAHKFDPSRFQGSGGIRPYSFLPFGGGLRMCPGNEYAKLEIVITMHHLVKRYRWSAQIPDEPIIRNPLCVPAMGLPLKLTPVLNN comes from the exons ATGGAAATATTTTGGCTGAGCGCAATAGCAATTTTTACAGTGGGATTCttgctgatgaagaagaagagaaaaaatggTTGTGACCTGCTACCGCCTGGAAATCTCGGGCAGCCTCTGGTGGGTGAAACAATTCGGTTTCTTCAAGCTTTCAAGAGAAATAAAATTGATGAGTTTCTTCGTCAAAGGGTAATGGCGTATGGACCAGTTTTTAAAACATGTTTGTTCGGGCAGCCCACTGTAGTGATGACGGGTCCAGCAGGTAATCGCTTCTGGCTGGTTAATGACGGAAAACTTTTTCACGGCAACGCCCGTGGCCCTCACAGAGCCATTATCGGCCGTAATTCATTGCTTGACAAGAATGGAGAAGAACACCGGCTTGTCCGTGCCGCTTTGATGACTTTCTTTTCTCCCGATTCGCTCAAGAAACTGGTCGGAAAAATGGATTCTGCCATTCGACGGCACCTTGATGAGTATTGGGACGGAAAAGAGACGGTCCATGCTGTTCATTTGATGAAATTCACGGCGTTTTCCGTCACCTGTGACGTGCTTTTCAATGTGCAGGATAAGTTTCAGGTGGAGGAGCTTTGCGAGCTTTTTAAGGTGGCTACCGATGGAATCTATAGTTTTCCGGTTCGTTTTCCGGGAAGTCGTTTGAATCGTGCTCTGAAAGCGAGGTCTCAAATCGATCGCATTTTGTCTGAGATGATAATGCGGCGGAAGAATGATTTGAAATCCGGCGGCCCTTCTGCTCGCCAAGATTTGATTTCGGCGCTGCTCAGCCTCACCAAGAAAGATGGGAAGGTGCTTAGCGATCAAGAATTGAAAGATAATATTGTGCTTCTTGTTATTGCTGGCCATGAGACTACGGCGATGACGCTTGCTCTCATGTGCAAGCTCCTTGCTGAAAATCCTCTTTGCTTCGATCGAATAGACAAAG AAGCTGCAGACATTGGTGTGGGAGAGCAACTTACATGGGAGGATGTTCAGCGCATGAAGTATCTGTGGAGTGTTGCTCAGGAAACGCTTCGTTTCATTCCTCCTATATCAGGCATTTTCAGAAGGGCCACGGCAGACATTCAATATGGCAGATACACCATTCCAAAAGGATGGGCG ATGTACTGGTCCAACTACTCAACAGTATATCGTGAGGATTTGTTTCCAGAGGCACACAAGTTCGACCCCTCGCGCTTCCAAGGCTCGGGTGGCATACGTCCTTACAGCTTCTTACCATTTGGAGGAGGGCTGCGGATGTGTCCAGGAAATGAGTATGCAAAACTGGAGATAGTGATAACAATGCATCATCTGGTGAAAAGGTACAGGTGGTCTGCTCAGATTCCAGATGAACCCATCATTCGGAATCCTCTCTGTGTTCCTGCCATGGGACTGCCTCTCAAGCTTACTCCCGTTTTAAACAACTGA